From the genome of Metallibacterium scheffleri:
AGGCACGCGATTACACCGAGTGCGTGCTGCAAGCGTTGCTGCCGGTGCTGGCCGCATCGCGTGGGCGCGCGTTCCTGCTGTTCACCTCGCACCGCGCGCTCAAGCTCGCCGCCGAGTGGCTGCCCGCGCGCATGCCGTGGCCGCTGTTCGTCCAGGGCAGCGCGCCGCGCCACGAATTGCTCGAGCAATTCCGCGCCAGCGGACATGGCGTGCTGCTCGGCGCCGCCAGCTTCTGGGAGGGCGTGGACGTGGCCGGCGAGGCGCTCAGCGTCGTCGCCATGGACAAACTGCCGTTCGAGGCGCCGGGCGATCCGGTGCTGGAGGCGCGTCTGCGCGCGCTGCGCGAAGCCGGCGAAAACCCATTCGCATCGTGGCAGGTGCCCAACGCGGTGATCGCGTTCAAGCAGGGCGCCGGGCGCCTGATCCGCAGCATCGACGACCGCGGCGTGCTGGTGTTATGCGACCCGCGCCTGAGTGCGCGCGGCTATGGCAAGCTGTTCATGGCCAGTCTGCCGGACATGCCGCGCAGCCAGCGCATCGAAGACGTGCAGGCGTTTTTCGCCGCTGCGCCGGTGACTGCAACGGTGCCCTAAGGTGGAAGCGGGAGTGGAGTTTTTCGTGGTTTACAGCCTTTCCCCCCCCGGGTCCCGCGCATGACGAATCCAGCGCACTCGCCTAAGCTGCGCGCATGATCCTGCTCGCGCTGGAAACCGCCACCGATCAATGTTCCGCCGCGCTGTACCGTGACGGCGCGGTGTACGCGCGCAGCCTGCACGCGCCGCGGCGCCATGCGGAACTACTGCTGCCGTTGCTGGATCAACTGCTGGCCGAAGCCGGCGTGGCGCGCAGCGCCATCGACGCCATCGCATTCGGTCGCGGGCCCGGCTCCTTCACCGGCGTGCGCCTGGCGTTATCGGTGGCGCAAGGCATGGCCTTCGCGCTCGATCGCCCAGTGCTGCCGGTGTCCACGCTGGCGGCGCTGGCACTGGATGCGCCGCGCGACGCACACGACATACTTGCCGTGCTGGACGCGCGCATGGGCGAGGTCTACGTCGGCGCGTTCCGCCGCGTTGGCGACGTTGCGCTGCAGACCCTGGGCGAGGAAACGGTGGGACCCGCCGCGGCGCTGCG
Proteins encoded in this window:
- the tsaB gene encoding tRNA (adenosine(37)-N6)-threonylcarbamoyltransferase complex dimerization subunit type 1 TsaB, translating into MILLALETATDQCSAALYRDGAVYARSLHAPRRHAELLLPLLDQLLAEAGVARSAIDAIAFGRGPGSFTGVRLALSVAQGMAFALDRPVLPVSTLAALALDAPRDAHDILAVLDARMGEVYVGAFRRVGDVALQTLGEETVGPAAALRVPAAGAWFGIGSGWGVYAEALRVRLGDAGLSGVDAAAQPQAASVARLAAPLFAAGGGLPAAQALPVYLRDKVAFTRVERNLV